Below is a genomic region from Phycisphaerae bacterium.
GCCTCCCGATCCGCAGGTCGAGGATTGATGCGAGATACCGATGCGAAGACCGGGAATACAGGGAACTACCGTATCGTCCGGCTCCTGCAGACAGTCAATCAAGTACTGAAAGCTCTTCCCCGAGTTCAGGGTAAAGACCAACGTAACGGTCTCTCCCGGGTGGACCGCGTTCGAAACTCCTCCCTGCGTGTCGGCGGAAAATCCGCTGGTCGTAACGAACGACGGGCACGTCAAGTTGCTGTTCGGAGGATTCCCCGGGCTGGCCGGATTGTCAAAGTTCACGCCCGGCCCTTCGACAATCTCGTCAAAGGACAGGAGCGCCTGGCCATTGAGGCAGCGATCGTCAAAGTAAACGCCATCCAGGCGTGTCGTCACGGTGCCGGGTAGGAGGGTGAACTGGAAATGGACGACCACGTTTCCGCCGGGCGTCGTTCCCTCTTCGGTAATGTTGACGACGAGACCGGGCAGGTTACAGGTGTCATCTCCGATCTCGTGGAAGCCGAAGAGTACCGCCTGCGCCGACGATGAAACGCTCAGGATCGTCGCCGCCGCGAGGATCAGGAGCGCTTTGCCCTTTGAAGGACACCGACCGCCGGTGGTACCATTCCGCTGAGTCTTTTTACCGAAACCAAACATATTTCCATCCTCCAGGTAATTCATCCGGGCTCAAATTGCGGTAGGGAAATTGAGACCTAAGGCCAGCGGTCGCGTGCCGCGCTCAGAGAGCGCACCACAACGCCGAGTCTTGAGTACCCCGCCCCCCACAAGATGAGAATGGATAGACAGCCCGACTGGGCTATCCCCCCTCCGTTACGCTTCTGACAGATAGTACCCCAGATTCACGGTCTGTCAAACGAAATGCGTTGGCAAAAGCGATGTTTGAATGGTATGAAATTACTAGGACGTGCCGCCTTCCGGACAATGTCTCGATAAGTCGCTGAGACGTCGGGATTATCGGTGGTCAGCGTGCGCTCGCCCGAGTTCGCGCTCCCGCACCGGACGCGAGAAGTTTAGCGCGCCCTAATTGGACGGCGGATTATGGGTTGCTGAGTTTCAGACCCACCGTTTCATCCAATCCGCGGCCCCCATAACAATCTGTTGCGTTGCCGAGACGCTTCGCATTCCGTGATCGCGCATTTCAATGGGTTCCAGCTTCGCTTCGACCCCTGCCGCCTGCACGGCCGAGATATAGGCCTGACCCTGGTCGATCGGCACCTCGGCATCTTGCGTCCCGTGGTATACAAGGAGAGGCCGCCCGGCCGCCGCCAGCCGCCGCGGGGCGTCCCACGGTGGAAGCGTCTCAATAAAGGACGCTCCGAGCGGCAGGCCATGGTGATCGATCCACCCCTTGCGCCGAAGGAAGTCCCACGCCTCGTCAGTCATGGCCCGGGCGATAAGCGACTTTGGGTCCGCGACCGGCGCGAGGAAGACCAGTGCACGCAAGCCCGCAATCTCGCTGGCCAGGCCCGAAACCGTGTGCGCCCCGAAGCTGCTCGCGGCCATGCCGATTCGTCCGGAATCACATCCCTCCAGACCCGATATCGCCGCGAGGACGGCCCGCAAGTCTTCCTCCAGGCTCGCAGACGTGACATCGATGAACCGCCCGTCGCTCTCCCCGCACCCGCGAAAGTCAAATCGCAGGCAGGCGATCCCCATTTCGGAAAGTCGCCGCGCCAACGCCACGAATCGATAACCCGAACCAATCCGCGTCCCGGTCAGGCCGTGACAACAGATGACCAGTGGGGCGGGATCGAGCGCGTCGGGCCGATGCAGGCAGGCGACGAGACGCTGTGTCCCGATCGGGATGTTAACAAATGATTGCACGCATTCTCGCTTGGAAGGTGAGGATAGGGCGGGCAGCGCGCAATGAAAAGCCCCGGGCGCTGTTTACGGCGCCCGGGGCCAGCTTCCATCCCCTCCGGGATGCCGACGGTGGTATTCGGCCACACTCGGCGCCTGCCGTTAGTTCCTTTCCCGGCAACCGCTCGGGTTCGAATTGCAGTAAACGTCGAGTTGGTCCTTGAGCTGCGTCGCCGTATAGCGATCGCCGCCGCGGGGGTTGCTTCCGGGCGGGAAACTCGCCAGGAAAGCATTGGCCGCATCCAGAACCGGCTGAATATCCTGGGAATCGGACCCCGACAGGACATTGAACGTCGCCGCGATGACGAACTTCGCCAAGGCCGCGGACATGTCGCTCCCTGCGTTCTGGCCGTTCGGAAGCTTGTTGGACAGCAACCGCATGAGCTGCGCGTCGTTGTACGTCACGCCGCCAACCGTCAGGCTGGACACCGGCCACCGGCTGCGATGGTTCTTCCAGTAACCCGGAGTGGCGGGGCACAATCCCGCGTCCTGTAGCGTAATGGTCTGATCGCAGGTAATGCGGTTGTGGCAACCATCCTCCGCCGCCCAGGTGCGAACGATCGTCGCCGGGCAGGTCCCGGTCCGCACATCCGTAAAGGTCACTTCGACGGAACCGTCGCAATTGTCCGTGACCGTGGCCCGGCCCGTATTCGAAGCGTCAGTCGATTCGGCGCAGTTGAGCGTCACGTTCGGAGGGCACACCAGGTCCGGCGGCGTCGTATCCACCACGGTGATCCGCTGCACGCACGTCGAGCCTTGACCGCAGGCATCAGTGGCCCGCCAGGTGCGCTCGATCACGGTCGGGCAGGAACCCGAGACGGAATCCGTATACGTGACGGTCGGATTGGGATCGCAGCCGTCGTCGGCCGTCGCCATTCCCGTGCTCGCCGGCAACGAGGACTCGTCGCATTCAATCTCTACGTCCGCCGGGCAATGGACCGACGGCCCGATCGAGTCGGTAACGGTGATCGTCTGGACGCAGGTGGAAGTGTTTCCGCAAGCATCCGATGCGGTCCAGGTTCGTGTCACCACGGCGACCGCCGGGCAATTGGCCGGGGTCGATTCATCGTTGAAGGTAAACGTGGGCGCGGCGTCGCAATTGTCCTCGGCGGTCGGAGTGCCCGTCACCGTAGGATTCGTGCCCTGTTCACACGTCACGCTGATGGCCCCGGGGCAGGTGGTAATCGTCGGCGCCGTCGTATCGACGACATTGATCGTCTGGACGCAGGTGGCCGAATTGCCGCAGCGATCCTCGGCCTTCCACGTTCGGGTAATGATTTTGGACTGTGGACAGGAGCCCGGTTCCTCGGTGTCGGTATGGGAGACGATCGGTGCAGGATCGCAGTCGTCGTCCGCCGTCGCCGGACCGCCGGTATCGGCGGGGGCCGTCGACGTCCCGCACTGCACAGTGACCTCGCCCGGACAGGTGATCGTAGGGTTATTCGTGTCCGAGACGCTGACTTCCGCCTGGCACGTCTGCGGCGCCGCGGTGCCGTCGCTGACTGAAAGGGTCAGGGTGCATTGAATGTTGCAGCCGCTCGAAGTATCGACGGACAGAACCGGTGTCGCGCTCGTGGCGTCGTCGAAAGTCGCCCCCGGGCAATCCGAGGTCCACGAATAGGTCAGCGTCGTTCCCGCGTCCGGATCGCTCGATTGCGAGCCGTCGAGCATCAGCGTCGTCACGCCGCCCGCGCACTCCGCCTGGTACGGGCCATTGGCGTTGCACACCGGCGGCTGATTCAATCGCGGGATCGGGCCCAGGCTGCCTTTGGCGCCACCGATGATGTTAGTGTTAAAGTTGTTGACGAAATCCGAGTTCTCGCTCGTCACCGTGACGCCGATGTCCTGGCCGGCGAAAAACGACGCCAGCGAGCCGCCCGTAAAGGCGAAACGAAAGTCATACCGATCCGTTGCCGTGCCGGTATCTTCGAAGCCGAAGGCGATGATCTCGCCGGTCAGGAGAATTCCCGAATAATCGATGCTGCCGTTGCCGTCGGCATCGATTTGGCCTTGCACCACCAGATCGTCGCCGGGAACGCCGCTGAGCACGGCGCCGGTGTCGCTGATTGATGCGCCGATCTGAAGCACTTCCGACGCCGGTATACCGGTCGGCGTAATCAGCCGGGGTGGCGTGGAGGGCGAAAAACGAATCGAGATCGGCGACGCGACCAGCGCCAAGGCATCCGAGGTTGCGTTGTAGCTGGTGGTGCCGTTGCTGTCGTAGGTGATCACCGGGAATCCGGGAATCACACCGAGCAGCGCGGCAAACGAAACGCTGACCGCGCCGGACACGGCGAAGATGGCGAAACATACCGGAAAAAGCTTTTGGCGCACTTGTACAGTCTCCTTCTTTGGTGGTATACGACCAATATAATCAACCGGGTTACCTGACGTTGCGGCGCGCAACAATCAGCATCCCCCCAATTCTTACAAACTTTCCTACTATGCCTGATCCCCGGGCCCGACAATTTGCTTCGTGGGCGGTAGTCCCTGAACGGGCGTTATCGTCGCCGCAGGGGCCGTGCCAGGGACAATCCCGCCATCAGGATGAGACCGAGCGTCGCGGGCTCGGGCACCTCAATGGGTCCCAACGCGCCCTTTGCGCCGCCGATGAAATCTACGGTAAAGCTGTCAACAAAGTTTGAGTTCTCGCTGGTCACGACGACGCCGATGTCCATCCCGCTGAAAAACGAGGCCAACTGTCCGCCGGTTAGCGCAAACCGAAAATCATACCGATCGGTGCTTGTGCCGGTGTCTTCAAAACCGAATTGCAGGATCTCGCCGGTCAAAAGGACGCCGGAGTAATCGGGAAGGGTGTCGGGATCATCCCCATCGACCTCGCCGATGACGATCAGGTCATCGCCGGAAACGCCGCCGGCCACTCCACCGGTATCGTTGATGAACCCGCCGAGTTGCAGCACTTCCTGGGCCGGTGAGCCCGTCGGCATCACGAGGTGCGGCGCAGAGGACGGGGTAAATCGAATCGCGATGGGAGAAGCAATCAGCGACATCGTGTCGGTCGTGGAGTTGTAGCTGGTGGTGCCATTGCTGTCGTAGGTCAGCGTCGGGAAGCCCGGCAGCACGCCCAGAAGCTCGGCCGCAGCAGGGCTCACCAGTAACATGACGACGATTACAGCCGCACCTAGGGACGAGAAAGACCTTCGCATGGGGGAACTCCTTTTTGGAACCTATCCTCTCCGTTTCGCCCCTTTCGGGCGCGCGATACCGAACAGATTCCCCCAAACGCAATCCGTTCTTCGAATGTTTCTACGCTCCGCTCGATACCGAGCGACACCAAATCCACCGCTATCGCGGGGACAGCGGGCGTTATCGACGTCGCAAAGGCCGCAGCAGGCTGACTCCGGCCAAAAGCATCAAACTTAATGTCGCCGGTTCCGGGATCGGAACGGGCGCCAGGTCCGTATGGGAACTGCCGTTGTTGAAGCTCGAAAAACTCGACCCCCAAGTCCCATCGAAAACGTTCTCAAAAGGATCGTAGATCACACCGACAAACGAGCCGGGCGTTCCAAAGTATTGGAATGTCGCCATCTGCCCGCCCGTCACTTCAAACACGAATTCGAAAAAATCCAGACCTGAACCGGGGTCCTGCGAGTCGAATCCGAACAACACCAGGTCGCCCGTGAGTAACAAGCCGGAAATTCCCAGACTGGATGTCAAATCGCCGGAAACGGACAGCGTACCCGCCGAGGCATTTCCAAAATCGTCCACGGTCGCGTCGATGTTGAAGTTCAGTGCGGTGAAGGCGTCGTCGAAGTCGATCAGAGGGCCGGCATTGTCATCATCGATAGTCACGTTGTACCCGTCGACCGAAAGCGAATCGGTGGCCGCGACGTAACTCAAGTCAATGAACTGCGATGTGATGTCCGGGGACGGATTCAACGTCAAGTTCAGCGGCGCGGCCTCGGCGCCGGCTGCGAGCGCCAATACAAGGCTGCAAGTTAGAAGGGCCGATTTCCGCATTATCCCTCTCCTCCCGCCGGGAGAAACTTCTTTCCGGGGCCGTCCGCGCGGATTGACCGCGCACTGCCCTGACTCGGATCGCTACGATACCAATTTGGGCCCAAGAAATCAAGGTCTCGACGATTTATCGGAGCAGTTCCCGCCCATTTGGATTACAACCACTGTTGGCGGCGGTCTTTACCATAAACCCAGCCCATTCGAGACCTTATAACTCCAAAGAACGCCGTTGCCGGCGGGATGACCGAAACGGTGCCGCGGCTTTGTAAGGTGCCTTTCCACTTTCCAAGCCGGTCTTTCTGGTAACATATGGACTCTCCATTCGTTGCCCCCAGCCGTTGGGGCGGGCTCTTAACCAACCGTCGTGCTGAGCGTCTGTTCATGGCCCTGCGCGTCAAATGCAAGTGCGGAAAAGTCCTCAACGTCTCGTCGAAGCTGGCGGACAAGCGGATTTCCTGCCCCGGCTGCCAGCGGCCGTTCACCATCCCCCTCGCCAAGTTTTCAGCCGCCGTAAAGCCCGGCCTTCCCGCGGTCAAGCCGGCGACATCCTCCGCCGCGGCCCAGCCCCCGCCGATCATCCACACAGCCCACGCCCCGGCGCTGAAGCTGGCCCCGCATCCCGCGCCGGAACCGGTCATCGCCGACCTTTCCGGGACGATCGGACTTTCGTCGAGCGGGGCGATCGGCGAGATTCAGTTGGAGGGGCTTCCGGCCGTCAGCCATGCCTCCGCGCCGCCGGCGGTGGATGTGGGCGACCCGGTCGAGCTGTCGTACGCCCGACATTCCTCCGGCACTCGCACGCTACCCGGTCGTAGCGGCAGCGATCAAATCGGGGGTCCCAAGCGCGGATTTTGGCGCGACCTGGGATTTGCTTTTGCCTACCCGTTCTCATCGGCGGGCAACGCGATCCAAACCCTCGTCCTTGTGGGGGTACTCTTTGCCTCCCAGTTCATCTGCATCATCTCACTCCTGGTTCAAGCCTACGTCATCGCCATATACATGAACGTCATTAGCGACACGGCCGCCGGCCACGATGACCTCAAAGCAGCTCCGCTCGAAGACGGCTTCCTGGATGGTCTGGTCAAGCCGTGGTTCTATTTCGTCGGGTCGTTCCTCATCGCGATGTCGCCGGGGATCGCCTACGGAGCATTGGTCAGCACCAATGCCATTGCTTCGGACACGATTCTATTTGGAATCTGGGCCGCCTTGGGCGCATTCCTCTGGCCCATCATCGTGCTGCTGCTGTCCCTCTCCTCGTGGTCATTGCTCTTGAGGCCCGATCTGATACTCGCGACCATCTTCCGAACAATCGGCCCTTACCTCGCCATCTGGGCCGCGCTGCTGGTCACCCTGGGGCTTCGACTCTTGTCGTCGAGCGGGCAGCAGATTCTCACGCATTTCGGCATGCGTTCCAGCGACTTCCTCGGGGCGTCGTTCGGAATCATCGGCGGTGCGATCATCGCTTTGGCGATCGATCTCTACTTCACGCTCGTCAGCATGCGCATGGTGGGCCTCTACTATTTGCACTTCAAACACCGGTTTGCGTTCAAGCTGGAGTAGATTCCCCGCTTTCTCAATCAGGAATGCTATAATCCGCCTTTTCGGCCCGGACGGAATCGGGCTGCGGGGACCGGCTCTTCATGGATCTCTTCCGCGTCCGGCGCGTGCCCTACATGGCCCGCCGCAACTACCACTACGAAATGCAGCATCTCGTCCTCTGGGGCCTCTTCGCCGGCCTCGTCGAGGGGACCGTCTCCGCCGTCATCGTCAGTAAGACCTTTGGCGGCAGCAACTTCCTCATCACCGTCGTGCAGGCCACGCCCGCCTTCGCCAATCTCGTCAGCATCTGGTGGGGTGCCATGCTTGTCGGCCGTCGCAAGCTCCCCGCCTTCATCGCCCTCGCCTCCGCCAGTATCGCCGTCAGTCTGACCGTCGGCTTCACCCCGCACAGCCACCAGGGCGGCTGGATCTTCGCCGCGCAGATTCTCCTTTCCCGCCTGTTCATGTCCGGTGTCGTCACGACGCGAGCGAGCCTGTGGAAAAGCAATTACCCGCGCTCGCACCGCGGCCGAATCACCGCCAACCTCCAGATCGTCCGCACGCTCATGAGCCTGCCCGTCATCCTCGGCGGCGGGCTGCTCTTTGACTTGGACCCCATGACCTATCGCTGGTTCTACCCGGTTGTCTCGCTCATCGGCGCGGCGAGCCTGTACCTGCGGCGCAAGGAGCGCGTCCGCGGCGAGCGAATCGCGCTGGCCGGCCGCAACGGCGGTGGAGGCCAGGAACCGATCGCCGACCCGGGCCTGATCGCCCCGTTCAGTCTCGTGGCCCTTATTTCTCCTTTTCATTTATTGCCAAGGATGTGGAAAGTCCTGCAGGAAGACCGCCGCTTTGCCCGCTACTGCGTCGCGCAGGGCTGTATCGGCTCGGCCAACTTGATGGCCATGCCCGTCAATACGATCGTACTGACCAAGCTGCTCAACCTGAACTACACCTACAGCAACGGCCTCCTGGACATCATCCCGCGCGCCATCACTATCGCCTCGCTGGGTCTCTGGGCGCACCTGTTTGATCGCATCGGCGTCCTGCGCTTTCGCGTTTACAACTCGCTCTGCTGGTGCGGCTCGCTCATGTTCTGCGGCATCGGAGCCATGTTCGCACGGGAAAGCGGCGGTCAACTCGGTACGGCCTTCGGGATTGCGGTCGGCATCTATTTCCTGGGCCGCATGTTCGAGGGCCTCGCCCAGAGCGGCGGCGCGATCGCCTGGAACATCGGCCACCTCCACTTCGCCGAGGACGACAAGGCCGAACTCTACATGGGCATCCACGTGTCGCTGACGGGTCTCCGCGGCCTCATCGCCCCCTTCGTCGGCATGTTCCTGTATCACTGGATCGACTGGGGCGTCTTCATCGTCGGCTTTGCCGTCTCGGGAGTGGGCTTCCTTATCTTCTCACGACTGGCTCGCGAGGAAACGCGAAGCGCTCGTCGAGCCGCGAGTGCTTAGCGCATGGTCAATCTTTGGGCACCAGCGACGGAACGTCCTATTCATCCTGCAGCGTGAAATCGTCCGACGTATGCGGCTCCTCCACCGCCCAGCGCACCGCCCGCTCCACCAGGTCGCGCTTGAACCGCACGAAGATTGCCCCGCTGTCCACCATTGCATCCGGATGCCGGTCGTACTCGTGCAGGACGATCCCAACGAGGCCGTTACGGTGCGATCCCTCTTTGGAGACCGCCAGTTCCCAGGCGATCCACTCGCTGGCGTGAGTCTCCGGCCCGATGATGCAGATCGTCACATCCGCCGCCTCGATCTGCTGCGCCAAAGCGGCCTTGATCGGCTCCGCCTCGGCGCTGTTGAGGGGCGTCTGCACGCGTCGATCGTACGCGTTGAGGTCGGCATTTGTGACCGGCCACGAATTCAGCGGGTCGGCGCAGAGTCGCTGGTCCGGCTCGTAGCAGACGTAGATGCGTATGGGTTCGGTGTTCACGAATCGTACCGGTTCATTTTACCAAAAGCGTTCACCACAGAGGCTCTGAGACGAAGAAGTTTTTGTCACGTTCTTGAACCAAATCGGTGCGCCTCGCTGCCTCTGTGTCTCTGTGGTGAACTTTGCAATCGTCCAGCATAATACCCGCAAGGAGACAACAATGACTGTAACAATGGGTTGGCTGTACGTCGTGACCCTCTTCACGGGAGTCCAGGCCGAAAACGTTCGCGTAGAGTTTCTCATCACGGCCCCAAGCGACACGCCCAAAGACGCCGAGGTCTATCTCACGGGGAGCATTCCAGAAATGGGCGGCTGGAATCTGCCTGGCTTGCGCACGAAGCAATTGAAAGACGGCCGCTACCAAGCCAAAGTCGAGTTGCCGGTCGGCGCGCAGATTGAATACAAGGTGACCCAGGGCTCCTGGGAGTCGGTCGAAAAAAACGCCGGCGGAGGCGAGATCGCCAACCGGACCTACACGGTCGAAGGGCCGGCGAGGATTGAAATCGTCGTCGGCCGCTGGGCGGGCGCGGCGAAAGCCGTTGCGAAAAAACCGGGCAAGACCGTCACCGGCGATGTGCGCGTACACGAAGACTTCGCCTCCAAACACCTCGGCAATTCACGCACGATCACGGTCTATCTTCCGCCGGGCTACGAGAAGGACGCGAAGCGGCGCTATCCCGTCCTCTACATGCACGACGGTCAGAACCTCTTCGACGCCTCCAAGTCTTTCATTGGCGTCGAATGGCAGGCGGACGAGACCGCCGAGCGAATGATCAAGGCGGGCGAAATCGAGCCGCTCATCATCGTCGGCCTCTACAACACGCCGGAGCGCATGACGGAGTACGCGCCGGATATCGACGAAGATCGCCAGGCCGGCGGCAAGGGCGACGCCTACGCGAAGTTCCTCGTCGAGGAGGTCAAGCCGTTCATCGATAAGACCTATCGCACCAAGCCCGACCGCGAGAATACGGGCGTAGCGGGTTCGTCGATGGGCGGGCTGATCTCGCTGCACATCTGCCGGAAATATCCGAAAATGTTTTCGCGCTGTGGCGTCATCTCCCCCGCGCTAATGTGGAACGACCGCAGCATCTTGAAGGAGTTGGAAAGCGATCACAAATGGATGAAGGGGATGCGCGTCTGGGTGGACATGGGGTCAGAGGAAGGCCGACAGATCGCGGGCTTCAGCTCGGCGATGAAG
It encodes:
- a CDS encoding alpha/beta fold hydrolase, with protein sequence MQSFVNIPIGTQRLVACLHRPDALDPAPLVICCHGLTGTRIGSGYRFVALARRLSEMGIACLRFDFRGCGESDGRFIDVTSASLEEDLRAVLAAISGLEGCDSGRIGMAASSFGAHTVSGLASEIAGLRALVFLAPVADPKSLIARAMTDEAWDFLRRKGWIDHHGLPLGASFIETLPPWDAPRRLAAAGRPLLVYHGTQDAEVPIDQGQAYISAVQAAGVEAKLEPIEMRDHGMRSVSATQQIVMGAADWMKRWV
- a CDS encoding MFS transporter produces the protein MDLFRVRRVPYMARRNYHYEMQHLVLWGLFAGLVEGTVSAVIVSKTFGGSNFLITVVQATPAFANLVSIWWGAMLVGRRKLPAFIALASASIAVSLTVGFTPHSHQGGWIFAAQILLSRLFMSGVVTTRASLWKSNYPRSHRGRITANLQIVRTLMSLPVILGGGLLFDLDPMTYRWFYPVVSLIGAASLYLRRKERVRGERIALAGRNGGGGQEPIADPGLIAPFSLVALISPFHLLPRMWKVLQEDRRFARYCVAQGCIGSANLMAMPVNTIVLTKLLNLNYTYSNGLLDIIPRAITIASLGLWAHLFDRIGVLRFRVYNSLCWCGSLMFCGIGAMFARESGGQLGTAFGIAVGIYFLGRMFEGLAQSGGAIAWNIGHLHFAEDDKAELYMGIHVSLTGLRGLIAPFVGMFLYHWIDWGVFIVGFAVSGVGFLIFSRLAREETRSARRAASA
- a CDS encoding TIR domain-containing protein codes for the protein MNTEPIRIYVCYEPDQRLCADPLNSWPVTNADLNAYDRRVQTPLNSAEAEPIKAALAQQIEAADVTICIIGPETHASEWIAWELAVSKEGSHRNGLVGIVLHEYDRHPDAMVDSGAIFVRFKRDLVERAVRWAVEEPHTSDDFTLQDE
- a CDS encoding alpha/beta hydrolase-fold protein, giving the protein MTVTMGWLYVVTLFTGVQAENVRVEFLITAPSDTPKDAEVYLTGSIPEMGGWNLPGLRTKQLKDGRYQAKVELPVGAQIEYKVTQGSWESVEKNAGGGEIANRTYTVEGPARIEIVVGRWAGAAKAVAKKPGKTVTGDVRVHEDFASKHLGNSRTITVYLPPGYEKDAKRRYPVLYMHDGQNLFDASKSFIGVEWQADETAERMIKAGEIEPLIIVGLYNTPERMTEYAPDIDEDRQAGGKGDAYAKFLVEEVKPFIDKTYRTKPDRENTGVAGSSMGGLISLHICRKYPKMFSRCGVISPALMWNDRSILKELESDHKWMKGMRVWVDMGSEEGRQIAGFSSAMKDTRRLAKILDDAGLQQDRDYRYLEVSGGQHNESAWSARFDQILAFFYGRE